One stretch of Rana temporaria chromosome 10, aRanTem1.1, whole genome shotgun sequence DNA includes these proteins:
- the LOC120916412 gene encoding phospholipase A2 inhibitor and Ly6/PLAUR domain-containing protein-like — protein MKLIVGVIIGISVFMGTGQALKCIQCSSYSDTNCNGEATDCPSSSGACATTLIRNRGGRWTSYFQIKSCVPMSECFNNGRVTGLYEESAFNTSCCFDNNCNNYLPTLPTQNLTLNGLLCPSYVAKDLEPCKFQNLSACTGDQNRCVRYSSTTILGSSKNTLYLGGCASESVCVTDQSSVSADGISLQVKRTCYNSASRLAYGMPVILLLLRAIIGSCLSS, from the exons ATGAAACTCATTGTGGGTGTAATCATAGGCATCTCTGTTTTTATGGGTACAG gtCAGGCACTGAAATGTATACAGTGTAGCAGTTACAGTGATACAAACTGCAATGGCGAAGCAACGGACTGCCCCTCCTCTTCAGGTGCATGTGCCACTACCCTGATCCGAAACAGAG GAGGCCGTTGGACAAGTTATTTTCAAATCAAGTCCTGTGTGCCTATGTCAGAGTGTTTCAATAATGGAAGGGTGACAGGCCTATATGAAGAATCCGCATTTAATACATCATGCTGCTTCGATAACAACTGTAATAATTATTTACCAACCC TGCCTACTCAAAACCTCACCTTAAATGGCCTACTTTGTCCTTCCTATGTTGCCAAAGACTTGGAACCATGCAAATTTCAGAATTTATCTGCATGCACCGGAGATCAAAACCGCTGTGTTCGTTATTCATCGACTACCATACTAG gttcTTCAAAAAACACTCTCTATCTTGGTGGTTGTGCCTCTGAGAGTGTATGTGTTACAGACCAGAGTTCTGTATCAGCAGATGGCATCAGCTTGcaagtaaagaggacctgttacaaTAGTGCCAGCAGACTTGCCTACGGCATGCCAGTCATACTTCTATTACTAAGAGCAATAATTGGTTCATGCCTCTCATCGTGA